The genomic segment CTCCGCGACGTAGTCGTCCGGCTCGGCCCGGCCGGGGATGACCGCGTTGTTGACGCCGTCCATGCCCATCGCGAGCGCGCCGGAGTGCCGCACGTGCGCCTTCTCCAGGAGCAGGACGTCCGCACCGCGTTCGGCGGCGGTCAGGGCCGCCATGGTGCCGGCGGTACCGCCGCCGATGACGAGGACGTCGCAGGAGAGCTCGGTCGCGTCGGCGAGGGCGGGGATGGCCAGAGGGGTGTCCACGGGCGCGCCTTTCACGGGAGTACGTCGGGGAGTGGGGGCAACGGTTCAGAGGGAGGTCAGGACGCGGCGGCGGAGCTCCGCCGTGCCGGGCGCGTTGCGTGCGTCCCGCTGCCGGGGGTGCGGCACGTCCAGGACCTCGCCGGAGGAGAGCAGGGCGATCCGGTCGCCGAGGTGGAGCGCCTCGTCCACGTCGTGGGTGACGAAGACGACGGTCGCGCCGGTGCCGCGCAGGATCTCCACGAGCAGGTCCTGCATGCCGGCGCGGGTGTGCGGGTCGAGCGCGCCGAACGGCTCGTCCATGAGGACCGCGCGGGGTCGCGCGGCCAGGGCGCGGGCCAGCTGTACGCGCTGCCGCTGCCCTCCGGAGAGCTGACGCGGCAGCTTGCGGGCGTGGTCGGCGAGACCGACCCGCTCCAGCCAGTCGTCGACGGCCGCGCGCCGCTCGGCGCGCGGGATCCGCCGTATGGCCAGGGGAAGTTCGACGTTGGCGCGGACGCTGCGCCAGGGGAGCAGGGCGTCCTCCTGGAAGACGAGCGCCCGGTCCGCGGCGGGGCCGACGACGGGCGCCCCGTCCTGGGTGACGTGCCCGCCCAGCGGCGGCAGCAGCCCGGCGAGGGTCCGCAGGAGCGTGGACTTGCCGCAGCCGGACGGGCCGAGCACGGCGACGAGCTCGCCCGGCGCGACCCGCAGCCGCACGGTGCCGGGCAGCGCATGGCCCTCGCGGTGCCCGAGCCGTACGTCGTCCAGGACGAGTTCGGCGCCTTGCGGGGTGCGGGTGTCCACGGGATGTGCGGGGCTCACGCGACGGGCTCCTTGTCGAGTACCGGGGCGGCGGGCGCGGGCGGCGCGGCGGCGGCCGGGGGAGCGGCACGGTGGGCGCGGCGTGCCGCACGCGCCGGGACCCGCTCGGGTGGCCGGGGCAGCCAGGCGGTGGCGCGGCGGCCGAGGAACTCCACCGCCGTGGAGGTCAGCCAGCCAAGCACGCCGATGGTGGCCATGCCGACGAAGACGCCCGGGTAGTCGACGACCGTGTAGTCCTGCCAGGTGCGGTAGCCCACCCCGTACTCGCCGGAGATCATCTCCGCGGAGATCACACAGATCCACCCCACGCCGATGCCCACGGAGAGCCCGCCGAAGATCCCGGGCAGCGCGCCGGGCAGCACCACCGAGAACAGCACCCGCAGCCGCCCGCCGCCCATGGTGAGCACGGCCTCCTCCCACACCGGCGCGAGCGCCCGCACCGCGTGCCGGGTCGACACCAGGACCGGGAAGAACGCGGCGGTGAAGGTGATGAAGACGATGCCCTGCTCGTTGGTCGGCAGGAGCAGGATCGCCACCGGGACCAGCGCGATCGCCGGGACCGGCCTGGCCACCTCCACCAGCGGCCCGAGCAGGTCGGCGGCCCACCGCGACCGGGCGACCGCCGTACCCGCCGCCACCCCGAGGACCGCGGCGAGCAGGAAGCCGATCACGATGCGGCGCAGGCTGTGGACGAGGTCCTGCCAGTACGGGGCGGTGCCGAGCCGGTCGCCGAAGGCGTCCGCCACCTCGACGACCGTGGGGAACTGGCCGAAGCGCAGCCACAGGTCGACGTCCCAGGTGGTGAGCAGCTGCCAGAGGCCGAGGGCCGCGACGAGCGACGCCACCCGGACCAGTCGCCGCGTGAGGCTCGTGAGGCCCGTGCCGCTCACGGTGCTCATGACGCCAGCTCCAGGGCGTCCGCGTAGCCGACGACACGGGCCCCCGCATGCTGTCCGACGTACGTCTTCGCATGGCTCGGTGTGACGAAGGCCCGCAGGTCGGAGCCGTCGGCGACCCACACCGCCCGGTCGGCGAACCAGAGGGTTCCGGTCAGCGCGTCCGGTACGTACGCGGCGCGCACCCCGGTCTTCTTCGCCGCCGCGACGGCCGCGAGGAGCTTCTTCGGGGTGTCGTACGTCCGGGTGCTGTCGCGGCCCTTGAGCCACAGCTCGGACTTGGCGTCGCCCGCCTCGACCTTGGGGTAGGCGGGAGCCCGCGCGGCCCGCCGCAGCGGCTCCGGGTCGACGAAGGCGTCCACGTCGACGTCGCGCACGAGCCCGGCCTTCGCCAGGATCGGCACGTCCTTCTTCAGCGCGTCGATCAACTCCGGGCGCAGCGCCGGGTCGAAGGTGGCGATGCCGTGGGCGCCGTTGTAGAGGTAGACCGCCTCGGCGGGCAGGCCGGTCTCCTTCGCCACCGACTCGGCGGCGGCGACCGGCCGCTCGCGCAGGTGGTCGGTGGCGCGGCGCTGCGCCGCGAGGAAGTCGTCGAGCACCCCGGCGCGTTCCTCGGCGAACTCCTCCCGGACGGTGACGCCGTGGAAGGTCGGCAGGTTCAGATCGGCCCCGTCGTAGAGCGCCTTCGCCTTCCCCTCGTACGCCAACTGCCCCGGCCAGGCGACGAACTGCGACAGCGCGTCGATGCTGCCGCCCGCCAGTGCGGACGCCCCCACGCTCGGCTGCTGATTGAGCTTTCGCACGCCCTTCTCCGGGTCGATGCCGGCCTTCTCCAGGGCGCGGGTCAGGGTGCCGTCGGCGGCCGAGCCGATGCTGGTGGACACCTTCTTGTCCCGCAGGTCGGCCAGCGAGCGCAGCTTCGAATCGGGCCCGGTGACCACGGTGTTGAGGCTGCCGCGCAGGTTGTAGCCGGTCACGGACACGAGCCTCGTCGGCTGTTTCAGCTGCT from the Streptomyces venezuelae genome contains:
- a CDS encoding ABC transporter ATP-binding protein codes for the protein MSPAHPVDTRTPQGAELVLDDVRLGHREGHALPGTVRLRVAPGELVAVLGPSGCGKSTLLRTLAGLLPPLGGHVTQDGAPVVGPAADRALVFQEDALLPWRSVRANVELPLAIRRIPRAERRAAVDDWLERVGLADHARKLPRQLSGGQRQRVQLARALAARPRAVLMDEPFGALDPHTRAGMQDLLVEILRGTGATVVFVTHDVDEALHLGDRIALLSSGEVLDVPHPRQRDARNAPGTAELRRRVLTSL
- a CDS encoding ABC transporter permease, giving the protein MSTVSGTGLTSLTRRLVRVASLVAALGLWQLLTTWDVDLWLRFGQFPTVVEVADAFGDRLGTAPYWQDLVHSLRRIVIGFLLAAVLGVAAGTAVARSRWAADLLGPLVEVARPVPAIALVPVAILLLPTNEQGIVFITFTAAFFPVLVSTRHAVRALAPVWEEAVLTMGGGRLRVLFSVVLPGALPGIFGGLSVGIGVGWICVISAEMISGEYGVGYRTWQDYTVVDYPGVFVGMATIGVLGWLTSTAVEFLGRRATAWLPRPPERVPARAARRAHRAAPPAAAAPPAPAAPVLDKEPVA
- a CDS encoding ABC transporter substrate-binding protein; this encodes MTRTTGRLALAAALLLPLATACGGAAGADDGNTVTVTVGYQSKTINTVTAGTLLRSLGYFEEELAARGKKDGKTYEVKWQDYATGAPITAQMTTGKIDIGSMGDFPLLINAARGKQLKQPTRLVSVTGYNLRGSLNTVVTGPDSKLRSLADLRDKKVSTSIGSAADGTLTRALEKAGIDPEKGVRKLNQQPSVGASALAGGSIDALSQFVAWPGQLAYEGKAKALYDGADLNLPTFHGVTVREEFAEERAGVLDDFLAAQRRATDHLRERPVAAAESVAKETGLPAEAVYLYNGAHGIATFDPALRPELIDALKKDVPILAKAGLVRDVDVDAFVDPEPLRRAARAPAYPKVEAGDAKSELWLKGRDSTRTYDTPKKLLAAVAAAKKTGVRAAYVPDALTGTLWFADRAVWVADGSDLRAFVTPSHAKTYVGQHAGARVVGYADALELAS